In one window of Trachemys scripta elegans isolate TJP31775 chromosome 5, CAS_Tse_1.0, whole genome shotgun sequence DNA:
- the HAUS3 gene encoding HAUS augmin-like complex subunit 3 isoform X1, whose protein sequence is MNSGNQFVETLKKVGYPKAAQLNGEDFDWLFETVEDKSFLEWFCGNVNEQHVLTEKELQAFDALLKSGKPILEEEALDEVLKTCKTFDSKSSSMEEGELQKLEEEFQALQKIKNLKIHRRNKLQMMASTNSHMSLKLNDKAEEAAKILKERQGIFTTINTKINNELHSLTEGVKKLTFFFTFSDSEQGLGPHPVFLSQLALDKYLCQEEKSTAALTSYTKKQFFQGISELVESSNEENFQLVDISKPLICDENNEVCKERLEMARLQMAYICAQHQLIQRKAKDLSINSAVQWAENNLQSLKNKTFGKEHLEARISSLNSDISKIKKQLTQINNEILPSLVKENAQLLNMPVVKGDFDLQIARQDYYTSRQDQVCNQLLKQKASFELLQLAYEIELRKHRDIHRQLENIIQDLKQSSKALEQRLEMMSDPLITQHAVPRNTIDSRDGASHRLYQLLEGENQKQQLFRTHDGIEQVAQKLKQDITSVQDQLAVSSQEQFLFLSKLDSDLDALCDSLYCGGNKILLSNQELTEQLYQLEVNLNKLNQLIMDLLADVKAKRKVLETNTLHQMERKLYVYFFKDEDYLKDIVEKLEHQSQAQTVGLED, encoded by the exons ATGAACAGTGGAAATCAGTTTGTGGAAACTTTAAAGAAAGTTGGTTATCCAAAAGCTGCTCAGCTTAATGGAGAAGACTTTGACTGGTTGTTTGAAACTGTGGAAGATAAATCATTTCTGGAGTGGTTTTGTGGAAATGTGAATGAGCAGCATGTGTTAACTGAAAAAGAACTGCAAGCTTTTGATGCTCTTCTTAAATCTGGCAAGCCCATTTTAGAAGAAGAGGCTTTGGATGAAGTTCTTAAAACCTGCAAAACCTTCGATTCAAAATCAAGTAGCATGGAAGAAGGAGAACTTCAGAAGCTAGAGGAAGAGTTTCAAGCTCTTCAGAAAATTAAAAACCTAAAAATTCATCGTCGTAATAAGCTTCAAATGATGGCCTCAACAAACAGCCATATGTCACTGAAGTTAAATGATAAAGCAGAAGAAGCAGctaaaattctgaaagagagacaaggaatttTCACTACTATAAATACTAAGATAAATAATGAACTTCACTCTCTTACTGAAGGAGTTAAGAAGTTGACCTTTTTCTTCACCTTTTCTGACTCGGAACAAGGCTTAGGTCCTCATCCAGTATTTTTATCCCAACTTGCCTTGGATAAATATTTGTGTCAGGAAGAGAAAAGCACTGCAGCACTTACTTCATAcacaaaaaaacagttttttcaaGGTATATCAGAATTGGTTGAAAGCTCAAATGAAGAAAATTTCCAACTTGTAGATATAAGCAAACCATTAATTTGTGATGAGAACAATGAAGTCTGCAAGGAGAGACTTGAGATGGCTAGGCTGCAGATGGCATATATTTGTGCTCAACATCAGCTAATTCAACGTAAAGCTAAAGATTTAAGCATAAACTCAGCTGTACAATGGGCAGAGAATAATCTTCAATCCTTAAAGAACAAG ACTTTTGGAAAAGAACACCTTGAGGCTAGAATTTCTAGCTTAAACAgtgacatttcaaaaataaaaaaacagctaactcaaataaataatgaaatactgCCTTCCCTGGTGAAGGAGAATGCACAGCTATTGAACATGCCTGTGGTGAAAGGAGATTTTGATTTGCAGATTGCTAGGCAGGACTACTATACATCAAGACAAGATCAAGTATGCAATCAGTTGCTAAAACAGAAAGCATCATTTGAACTTCTTCAGCTAGCTTATGAAATTGAATTGAGGAAACATCGGGATATCCATCGTCAACTTGAGAACATAATACAAGATCTGAAACAGAGCAGCAAGGCCCTAGAACAGAGACTGGAGATGATGTCTGACCCACTTATAACTCAGCATGCAGTACCACGGAACACTATTGATTCAAGGGATGGTGCCTCTCATAG GCTATACCAGCTTTTGGAAGGAGAGAATCAGAAACAACAATTGTTCAGAACGCATGACGGTATTGAACAAGTGGCACAGAAATTAAAGCAAGACATTACTTCAGTGCAAGATCAGCTAGCAGTATCTTCTCAAGAACAATTTCTCTTTTTGTCTAAGCTGGATAGTGATTTAGATGCACTTTGTGACTCTCTGTATTGTGGGGGAAATAAGATCTTGCTTAGTAACCAG GAACTAACAGAACAACTTTATCAACTGGAAGTGAACTTAAATAAACTAAATCAGCTTATTATGGATCTTCTTGCTGATGTAAAGGCCAAGAGAAAGGTTTTAGAGACAAATACACTGCATCAGATGGAAAGAAAATTGTATGTGTATTTTTTCAAAGATGAAGACTATTTGAAAGATATTGTGGAGAAGCTAGAGCATCAGTCTCAGGCTCAAACCGTTGGTCTAGAGGATTAA
- the HAUS3 gene encoding HAUS augmin-like complex subunit 3 isoform X2, which produces MEEGELQKLEEEFQALQKIKNLKIHRRNKLQMMASTNSHMSLKLNDKAEEAAKILKERQGIFTTINTKINNELHSLTEGVKKLTFFFTFSDSEQGLGPHPVFLSQLALDKYLCQEEKSTAALTSYTKKQFFQGISELVESSNEENFQLVDISKPLICDENNEVCKERLEMARLQMAYICAQHQLIQRKAKDLSINSAVQWAENNLQSLKNKTFGKEHLEARISSLNSDISKIKKQLTQINNEILPSLVKENAQLLNMPVVKGDFDLQIARQDYYTSRQDQVCNQLLKQKASFELLQLAYEIELRKHRDIHRQLENIIQDLKQSSKALEQRLEMMSDPLITQHAVPRNTIDSRDGASHRLYQLLEGENQKQQLFRTHDGIEQVAQKLKQDITSVQDQLAVSSQEQFLFLSKLDSDLDALCDSLYCGGNKILLSNQELTEQLYQLEVNLNKLNQLIMDLLADVKAKRKVLETNTLHQMERKLYVYFFKDEDYLKDIVEKLEHQSQAQTVGLED; this is translated from the exons ATGGAAGAAGGAGAACTTCAGAAGCTAGAGGAAGAGTTTCAAGCTCTTCAGAAAATTAAAAACCTAAAAATTCATCGTCGTAATAAGCTTCAAATGATGGCCTCAACAAACAGCCATATGTCACTGAAGTTAAATGATAAAGCAGAAGAAGCAGctaaaattctgaaagagagacaaggaatttTCACTACTATAAATACTAAGATAAATAATGAACTTCACTCTCTTACTGAAGGAGTTAAGAAGTTGACCTTTTTCTTCACCTTTTCTGACTCGGAACAAGGCTTAGGTCCTCATCCAGTATTTTTATCCCAACTTGCCTTGGATAAATATTTGTGTCAGGAAGAGAAAAGCACTGCAGCACTTACTTCATAcacaaaaaaacagttttttcaaGGTATATCAGAATTGGTTGAAAGCTCAAATGAAGAAAATTTCCAACTTGTAGATATAAGCAAACCATTAATTTGTGATGAGAACAATGAAGTCTGCAAGGAGAGACTTGAGATGGCTAGGCTGCAGATGGCATATATTTGTGCTCAACATCAGCTAATTCAACGTAAAGCTAAAGATTTAAGCATAAACTCAGCTGTACAATGGGCAGAGAATAATCTTCAATCCTTAAAGAACAAG ACTTTTGGAAAAGAACACCTTGAGGCTAGAATTTCTAGCTTAAACAgtgacatttcaaaaataaaaaaacagctaactcaaataaataatgaaatactgCCTTCCCTGGTGAAGGAGAATGCACAGCTATTGAACATGCCTGTGGTGAAAGGAGATTTTGATTTGCAGATTGCTAGGCAGGACTACTATACATCAAGACAAGATCAAGTATGCAATCAGTTGCTAAAACAGAAAGCATCATTTGAACTTCTTCAGCTAGCTTATGAAATTGAATTGAGGAAACATCGGGATATCCATCGTCAACTTGAGAACATAATACAAGATCTGAAACAGAGCAGCAAGGCCCTAGAACAGAGACTGGAGATGATGTCTGACCCACTTATAACTCAGCATGCAGTACCACGGAACACTATTGATTCAAGGGATGGTGCCTCTCATAG GCTATACCAGCTTTTGGAAGGAGAGAATCAGAAACAACAATTGTTCAGAACGCATGACGGTATTGAACAAGTGGCACAGAAATTAAAGCAAGACATTACTTCAGTGCAAGATCAGCTAGCAGTATCTTCTCAAGAACAATTTCTCTTTTTGTCTAAGCTGGATAGTGATTTAGATGCACTTTGTGACTCTCTGTATTGTGGGGGAAATAAGATCTTGCTTAGTAACCAG GAACTAACAGAACAACTTTATCAACTGGAAGTGAACTTAAATAAACTAAATCAGCTTATTATGGATCTTCTTGCTGATGTAAAGGCCAAGAGAAAGGTTTTAGAGACAAATACACTGCATCAGATGGAAAGAAAATTGTATGTGTATTTTTTCAAAGATGAAGACTATTTGAAAGATATTGTGGAGAAGCTAGAGCATCAGTCTCAGGCTCAAACCGTTGGTCTAGAGGATTAA